One window of the Desulfocurvibacter africanus subsp. africanus DSM 2603 genome contains the following:
- a CDS encoding methyl-accepting chemotaxis protein, translating into MTIMKTFMAVCGGACLLAITTLILVVNYDLGNEIEEQYRQKAEVLLYSMKAVRSHVGGVVRPEATKLLEKEDFVTELQSTSFAANGVFSRIPEPMKHGITFRTVSTKPLNPTNRATSVEAELIGLLDRMHADNQKELIWKGVKSIKGIDTYVIAVGEANKKSCLPCHSRPEDAPKSLRGKYAFDSPHRLENRVETAEVAYIPLSTVSATVMKSSRTLLFIGLAGIATVLAAMYLSFSKLVGSPLARLERYAAKVDAGNLDASAEGAFRAELGRLKQSMERMVDSLRHKVRESSQKEEEARLHAQQAEENHKAVTVAREQAQAAHREGLRTAASKLMTITERIRKNAGGLTNQVNRAVQGAQDQQHRLEEAASTVEEINASVLQVAADAREAANSSEDTKRKALEGAEIVNRSVEAINMVNNMAASLKGNMTELGGKAEAIGQVIGVINDIADQTNLLALNAAIEAARAGDAGRGFAVVADEVRKLAEKTVVATKEVAEHIKGIQAAARLNVTGVDQAKSAVDAATELAGSSGHSLSAILTLAGGSAGRVQDIAAAANQQAVATDNVRATLEKISQTAADYASGMAESAKAAMALDTMAEELRTLIHELEKD; encoded by the coding sequence ATGACTATTATGAAAACATTTATGGCCGTTTGCGGCGGTGCATGCCTGCTGGCCATCACAACCCTCATCTTGGTCGTCAACTACGACCTAGGCAACGAAATTGAAGAACAATATCGACAGAAAGCGGAAGTGCTTCTCTACAGCATGAAGGCCGTACGCTCGCATGTGGGAGGAGTCGTGCGCCCCGAGGCGACAAAACTTCTGGAAAAGGAAGACTTCGTCACTGAACTCCAATCGACTTCTTTCGCGGCCAACGGAGTGTTTTCCCGCATCCCCGAACCAATGAAGCACGGCATCACCTTCCGCACCGTGTCGACCAAGCCCCTCAATCCGACCAACAGGGCGACATCGGTTGAGGCCGAGCTCATCGGCCTTCTGGACCGCATGCATGCCGACAATCAAAAAGAGCTGATCTGGAAAGGCGTAAAGAGCATCAAGGGTATTGATACCTATGTCATAGCCGTGGGCGAGGCCAACAAGAAGAGTTGCCTGCCTTGTCACTCCAGGCCAGAAGATGCGCCCAAGTCGCTGCGCGGCAAGTACGCCTTTGACAGCCCGCACCGGTTGGAAAACAGGGTCGAAACCGCGGAGGTGGCCTATATCCCCCTTTCGACCGTGAGCGCTACCGTCATGAAATCCAGTCGGACGCTGCTTTTCATCGGACTTGCGGGCATAGCGACGGTCCTGGCGGCCATGTACCTGAGCTTCTCGAAGCTGGTGGGCAGCCCCCTGGCGCGTCTGGAGCGCTACGCCGCCAAGGTGGACGCGGGCAACCTGGACGCTTCCGCCGAGGGCGCGTTCCGCGCCGAGCTTGGCAGGCTCAAGCAGTCCATGGAGCGCATGGTCGATTCGCTCAGGCACAAAGTTCGTGAAAGCTCCCAGAAGGAAGAGGAAGCCCGACTCCACGCCCAGCAGGCCGAGGAAAACCATAAGGCAGTCACCGTGGCGCGCGAGCAGGCCCAGGCCGCGCATAGGGAAGGCCTGCGCACGGCGGCATCCAAGCTCATGACCATCACCGAGCGTATCCGCAAGAATGCCGGCGGGCTCACGAACCAAGTTAATCGCGCCGTCCAAGGCGCGCAGGATCAGCAGCACCGGCTGGAGGAGGCCGCCTCCACGGTGGAGGAGATCAACGCCTCGGTGCTGCAGGTGGCGGCGGATGCACGCGAGGCCGCGAACAGCTCCGAAGACACCAAGCGCAAAGCCCTCGAGGGCGCGGAAATCGTCAACCGCTCCGTGGAAGCCATCAACATGGTCAACAACATGGCTGCCTCGCTCAAGGGCAACATGACCGAATTGGGCGGCAAGGCCGAGGCCATTGGCCAGGTCATCGGGGTCATCAACGACATCGCGGACCAGACCAATCTGCTGGCCCTCAACGCCGCCATTGAAGCGGCCAGGGCCGGCGATGCGGGCCGAGGTTTCGCCGTGGTGGCTGACGAGGTGCGCAAGTTGGCTGAGAAGACCGTGGTGGCCACAAAGGAAGTTGCCGAGCACATCAAGGGAATCCAGGCAGCCGCGCGGCTGAATGTAACCGGCGTGGACCAGGCCAAGTCGGCCGTGGATGCCGCCACCGAGTTGGCCGGTTCATCTGGTCATTCCTTGTCGGCCATACTGACCCTGGCGGGCGGCTCGGCCGGCCGGGTACAGGACATTGCCGCCGCAGCCAACCAGCAGGCCGTGGCCACCGATAACGTACGGGCAACCCTTGAGAAAATCAGCCAGACCGCAGCGGACTACGCATCGGGCATGGCCGAGTCGGCCAAGGCCGCCATGGCGCTGGATACCATGGCCGAGGAATTGCGCACTCTCATCCACGAGTTGGAAAAGGATTAG
- the glgP gene encoding alpha-glucan family phosphorylase, producing the protein MRPLRSFSVVAKLPPNLAPMWELAYNFLFSWNDQIADLFSQIDQRLWRESDGNPVAFLNSLPQMTLDILAQDRFFLARLNDLLASLRQYVAKDQPTINFPHKAEDKPVVAYFSAEYGLDLSLPVYSGGLGILAGDHLKSASDLNVPLVAVGLCYQQGYFRQYLTPDGWQQERYPTYDFEQLPISPVQDQAGHPVLIEVDLLGEKLRARIWKAQVGRVSLYLLDSNIGDNPPHLRGVTARLYGGDLEMRLRQEILLGVGGIRALWAMGLEPKVIHMNEGHSAFAGLERIRVFMSQHSLSFEAAMELVASSSVFTTHTPVPAGNDRFPPELMQRYFDPYARQIGLAWKVFMALGREDPRDDGEFFCMTVLALRLSRFSNGVSKLHGHVSRNMWKRVWPQYPVEDVPIGAITNGVHMPTWVAYDMALLYDRYLGPTWKEDPDCDRVFKLADTIPESELWRTHERLRERLIDYVRYRLREQLKRKGARAKELEAADSVLNPQALTICFARRFATYKRANLLLQDRERLLRILNDSEQPVQMVFAGKAHPHDNEGKKIIQQIVQLCRMPELRNKLVFIEDYDMILAKHLVQGGDVWLNNPRRPLEACGTSGMKAMANGMLNLSVLDGWWDEAYQPDNSVGFAIGKGEEYDDLAYQDFVESQTLYNVLETEVIPDFYDRAHDSLPRNWIKRMKKALVELGPVFNAHRMVEEYSWRTYAPAYENYKRLVRDNFQPAKDLAAWRMDLMTKWSQIRIRNVRAAAGDQIHVKQPLVVEAEIFLDGLRPEDIQAEIYAGPLTQDGQFAQRTTTIMRNEGLAQDGWHLYRGQTMPGEAGRFGFTMRILPHHPLLLDPHSLGLIRWVDAQ; encoded by the coding sequence ATGCGTCCACTTCGTTCCTTCAGCGTGGTAGCCAAGCTCCCGCCGAATCTTGCCCCCATGTGGGAACTGGCCTACAATTTCCTGTTCTCCTGGAACGACCAGATCGCCGATCTGTTCTCCCAGATCGACCAGCGCCTGTGGCGCGAGAGCGACGGCAACCCCGTGGCCTTCCTGAACAGCCTGCCCCAGATGACCTTGGACATACTGGCTCAGGACCGCTTCTTCCTTGCGCGGCTGAATGACCTGCTCGCCTCCCTGCGCCAGTACGTGGCCAAGGACCAGCCGACCATCAACTTCCCGCATAAGGCCGAGGACAAGCCGGTGGTGGCCTATTTCAGCGCCGAGTACGGCCTGGACCTGTCGCTGCCCGTATACTCCGGCGGCCTTGGCATCCTGGCCGGCGACCACCTCAAGTCCGCCAGCGACCTGAACGTCCCCCTGGTGGCCGTGGGTCTGTGCTACCAGCAGGGCTATTTCCGCCAATACCTCACGCCCGACGGCTGGCAGCAGGAGCGTTATCCGACTTACGATTTCGAGCAGTTGCCCATATCCCCGGTTCAGGACCAGGCTGGCCACCCCGTGCTCATTGAAGTGGATCTGCTGGGCGAAAAACTCAGGGCGCGCATCTGGAAAGCCCAGGTCGGCCGCGTTTCCCTGTACCTGCTGGACTCGAATATCGGCGATAATCCGCCGCATCTGCGCGGCGTCACGGCCCGGCTGTACGGCGGGGACCTGGAGATGCGCCTGCGCCAGGAGATCCTGCTCGGCGTCGGCGGCATCCGCGCCCTGTGGGCCATGGGCCTGGAGCCCAAGGTCATCCATATGAACGAGGGCCACTCGGCCTTCGCCGGCCTGGAACGCATCCGGGTGTTCATGAGCCAGCATAGCCTGTCCTTCGAGGCGGCCATGGAACTGGTGGCCTCCTCCTCGGTCTTCACCACGCATACGCCGGTGCCAGCGGGCAATGACCGCTTCCCGCCCGAGCTCATGCAGCGCTACTTCGATCCCTACGCGCGCCAGATCGGCCTGGCCTGGAAGGTCTTCATGGCCCTGGGCCGCGAGGACCCGCGCGACGACGGCGAGTTCTTCTGCATGACCGTGCTGGCTTTGCGGCTGTCGCGCTTCAGCAACGGCGTGAGCAAGCTGCACGGTCATGTGTCGCGAAACATGTGGAAGCGCGTCTGGCCCCAGTACCCGGTGGAGGACGTGCCCATCGGAGCCATCACCAACGGCGTGCACATGCCCACCTGGGTGGCCTACGACATGGCCCTGCTCTACGACCGCTATCTGGGACCGACTTGGAAGGAGGACCCGGACTGCGACCGCGTGTTCAAGCTGGCCGATACCATTCCCGAATCGGAGCTGTGGCGCACCCATGAACGCCTGCGCGAGCGGCTTATCGATTACGTGCGCTACCGCCTGCGCGAACAGCTCAAGCGCAAGGGCGCGCGGGCCAAGGAACTCGAGGCCGCGGACAGCGTGCTCAATCCCCAGGCCCTGACCATATGCTTCGCCCGCCGGTTCGCCACCTATAAGCGCGCCAACCTGCTGTTGCAGGACAGGGAGCGGCTGCTGCGCATCCTGAACGACAGCGAGCAGCCCGTGCAGATGGTCTTCGCCGGCAAGGCCCACCCTCACGACAACGAGGGCAAGAAGATCATCCAGCAGATCGTGCAGCTCTGCCGCATGCCAGAGCTGCGCAACAAGCTCGTGTTCATCGAGGACTACGACATGATCCTGGCCAAGCACCTGGTCCAGGGTGGCGACGTGTGGCTCAACAACCCGCGTAGGCCTCTGGAGGCCTGCGGCACCAGCGGCATGAAGGCCATGGCCAACGGCATGCTCAACCTGAGCGTGCTGGACGGCTGGTGGGACGAGGCTTACCAGCCGGACAACAGCGTGGGCTTCGCCATCGGCAAGGGCGAGGAGTACGACGACCTGGCCTACCAGGATTTCGTGGAGAGCCAGACTTTGTACAATGTGCTTGAGACCGAGGTCATCCCGGACTTCTACGACCGCGCCCACGACAGCCTGCCGCGCAACTGGATCAAGCGCATGAAGAAGGCCCTGGTGGAGCTTGGCCCGGTGTTCAATGCCCATCGCATGGTCGAGGAGTACAGCTGGCGCACGTACGCGCCGGCCTACGAGAACTACAAGCGGCTGGTGCGCGACAATTTCCAGCCGGCCAAGGACCTGGCAGCCTGGCGTATGGATCTCATGACCAAGTGGAGCCAGATCCGCATTCGCAACGTGCGCGCCGCGGCCGGGGACCAGATCCACGTCAAGCAGCCGCTGGTGGTGGAGGCCGAGATATTCCTGGACGGCCTGCGGCCCGAGGACATCCAGGCCGAAATCTACGCCGGCCCGTTGACCCAGGACGGCCAGTTCGCCCAGCGCACCACCACGATCATGCGCAACGAAGGCCTTGCCCAGGACGGCTGGCATCTCTACCGAGGCCAGACCATGCCGGGCGAGGCCGGACGCTTCGGCTTCACCATGCGCATCCTGCCGCATCATCCGTTGCTGCTGGATCCGCATTCATTGGGGCTTATCCGCTGGGTGGACGCACAGTAG
- a CDS encoding aspartate aminotransferase family protein, which yields MSSTFETLKARDNAAVCSTYGRYPLAVARAKGSRLWDLDGREYVDLLSGIAVTSLGHGHPEVVEVIKAQADKLIHVSNLFYQQEQVALAERLLSTCTAGRVFFCNSGAEANEAACKLARRAMRTVRGRDAYEIVTLSGSFHGRTLAMVAATGQAKFKQGFEPMPGGFVTAPWGDIEALAATINERTAGVLVEIVQGEGGIRPMAAEYAQAVQRLCRERGVLFMVDEVQAGLCRTGRFWAHQHFDLTPDIFTTAKALANGLPMGAMMASSEIACGFVPGTHATTFGGGALVAAAADKVVEIMQRDRLDERAAELGSYAQGLFRDMAKACPGKVREVRGMGLMIGIELDFPGAGIWKSLLDQGFVCNLTQDKVLRLLPALTIDRADLDAFAQTLTELLRSV from the coding sequence ATGAGCAGCACTTTCGAGACCCTCAAGGCCCGCGACAACGCAGCCGTCTGCTCCACCTACGGCCGCTATCCCTTGGCCGTGGCCAGAGCCAAGGGCAGCCGTCTGTGGGACCTGGACGGTCGCGAGTACGTGGACCTGCTCTCGGGCATCGCCGTGACCAGCTTAGGCCACGGCCACCCCGAGGTGGTGGAGGTCATAAAGGCCCAGGCCGACAAGCTCATTCACGTGAGCAACCTTTTCTACCAGCAGGAGCAGGTGGCCCTGGCCGAGCGGCTGCTGTCCACCTGCACGGCCGGTCGCGTGTTCTTTTGCAACTCTGGGGCCGAAGCCAACGAAGCCGCCTGCAAGCTGGCCCGGCGGGCCATGCGCACGGTGCGCGGACGCGACGCGTACGAAATTGTCACACTCTCGGGCTCCTTTCACGGCCGAACCCTGGCCATGGTCGCGGCCACGGGCCAGGCCAAGTTCAAGCAGGGCTTCGAGCCCATGCCCGGAGGATTCGTCACCGCGCCCTGGGGCGACATTGAAGCCCTGGCGGCCACCATCAACGAGCGCACGGCCGGCGTGCTCGTGGAGATCGTCCAAGGCGAGGGCGGCATCCGACCCATGGCCGCCGAATACGCCCAGGCCGTCCAGCGGCTTTGCCGCGAGCGCGGCGTGCTGTTCATGGTCGATGAGGTGCAGGCGGGCCTGTGCCGCACGGGCCGCTTCTGGGCCCATCAGCACTTCGACCTGACGCCCGACATCTTCACCACGGCCAAGGCCTTGGCCAACGGCCTGCCCATGGGCGCCATGATGGCCTCGTCCGAGATCGCCTGCGGTTTCGTCCCAGGCACCCACGCCACTACCTTCGGCGGCGGCGCGTTGGTGGCGGCCGCGGCCGACAAGGTCGTGGAGATCATGCAGCGCGATCGGCTGGACGAGCGCGCCGCCGAGCTGGGCAGCTACGCCCAGGGCCTGTTCCGCGACATGGCCAAGGCCTGCCCCGGCAAGGTCCGTGAGGTGCGCGGCATGGGGCTGATGATCGGCATCGAGCTGGACTTCCCCGGTGCGGGGATCTGGAAGAGCCTGCTGGATCAGGGTTTCGTGTGCAACCTGACCCAGGACAAGGTGCTCCGGCTTCTGCCGGCCCTGACCATCGACCGTGCCGACCTGGATGCTTTTGCGCAGACCCTGACTGAACTATTGCGTAGCGTTTAA
- a CDS encoding ABC transporter ATP-binding protein — protein MIRLENATCGYPGPGGRTVLHNIDLHVHRGLVTGLLGPNGSGKSTLLLTMAGVLPLHNGCLEIDGHNAAGLKSRQRARLVCSVPQSAEPPQALACLSVVLMGRYPYLSFLGTYGPEDREAALAAMAQTATLNFEQRPADQLSGGEFRRVLLARALAQGSALMLLDEATAGLDMARAVEAMDLLKARARQGLTVLAAIHDLNLAALYCDRLILLKNGGVLAEGPTHEVFRPELLRELYDTNIVVAPHPVTGAPQAHLVPGE, from the coding sequence ATGATCCGCCTGGAGAACGCCACATGCGGCTATCCCGGCCCCGGCGGCCGGACAGTGCTGCACAACATCGACCTGCACGTGCATCGGGGATTGGTCACGGGCCTGCTCGGCCCCAACGGCAGCGGCAAATCCACGCTGCTGCTGACCATGGCCGGAGTGCTGCCCCTGCACAACGGCTGCCTGGAGATCGACGGCCACAACGCGGCCGGCCTGAAATCCAGGCAACGCGCACGCCTCGTGTGCAGCGTGCCCCAGTCCGCCGAGCCGCCGCAGGCCCTGGCCTGTTTGTCCGTGGTGCTCATGGGCCGCTATCCGTACCTGTCCTTTCTGGGCACGTACGGACCCGAAGACCGCGAGGCAGCCCTGGCGGCCATGGCTCAGACCGCGACTTTAAATTTCGAGCAACGCCCAGCCGATCAGCTCTCGGGCGGTGAATTCCGCCGCGTGCTGCTGGCCCGCGCCCTGGCCCAGGGCTCCGCGCTCATGCTTCTGGACGAGGCCACGGCCGGCCTGGACATGGCGCGTGCCGTGGAGGCCATGGACCTGCTCAAGGCCAGGGCGCGCCAAGGACTGACCGTATTGGCGGCCATCCACGACCTGAATTTGGCCGCGCTCTACTGCGACCGGCTGATCCTGCTGAAAAACGGCGGCGTGCTGGCCGAGGGACCAACGCACGAGGTCTTTCGCCCGGAACTGCTGCGGGAACTGTATGACACCAATATCGTTGTCGCCCCACACCCCGTCACCGGCGCGCCCCAGGCGCACCTGGTGCCCGGTGAGTAA
- the cobI gene encoding precorrin-2 C(20)-methyltransferase produces MSTSKGLLHAVGVGPGDPDLITLKAIRALNAADVVFAAASPKNDHSLALSIAAAHLKPSVPVVRLDFPMTRDAEVLSRAWETNARTVLEALNAGKDAVFLTLGDPMTYSTCGYLLRTLREMDPAARVEIVPGVTSYQAAAALAGQTLAESGESFIVLSGIRDAEDLQRGLEVAENAVILKAYRNFPAITQALRRTGAQDSALLVSQCGLPGQSVHRGLDQCPEQPPYLSLLLVKRGKS; encoded by the coding sequence GTGAGCACAAGCAAAGGCCTTCTCCATGCAGTGGGCGTTGGTCCCGGCGATCCGGACCTGATAACTCTCAAGGCCATCCGCGCCCTTAATGCGGCCGACGTGGTTTTCGCCGCGGCCTCGCCCAAGAACGACCATTCCCTGGCCCTGTCCATCGCCGCCGCGCATCTCAAGCCGAGCGTGCCCGTGGTGCGCCTAGACTTTCCTATGACTCGCGATGCCGAAGTGCTGTCGCGAGCCTGGGAAACCAACGCCCGCACGGTGCTGGAAGCCCTGAATGCCGGCAAGGATGCAGTCTTCCTGACTCTGGGCGATCCCATGACCTACTCCACCTGCGGCTACCTGCTGCGCACCCTGCGCGAAATGGACCCGGCCGCGCGTGTGGAGATCGTGCCCGGCGTGACCTCCTACCAGGCCGCCGCAGCCCTGGCCGGGCAAACCCTGGCCGAGTCGGGCGAAAGCTTCATCGTCCTGTCCGGCATTCGCGACGCCGAGGATTTGCAGCGCGGCCTGGAAGTGGCCGAGAACGCAGTGATTCTCAAAGCTTACCGCAACTTCCCGGCCATCACGCAGGCCCTGCGACGCACGGGTGCGCAGGATTCGGCCCTGCTGGTCAGCCAATGCGGCCTGCCGGGCCAGTCCGTGCACCGAGGCCTGGACCAGTGCCCCGAACAGCCGCCCTACCTTTCGCTGCTGTTGGTCAAACGCGGCAAGTCCTAG
- the dut gene encoding dUTP diphosphatase, whose product MPHSSPNPSRCPTVGVKVKFLHSVWREHALAYATECSAGLDLRACIDEPELIIPAGGRAAVPAGLAIEIEQPGLAGFVFSRSGLGARDGLSVAQGVGVIDPDYRGEVTVWLLNTSGEERRIARGERMAQLLFLPYFAARLSIVDELTSTRRGSGGFGHTGTL is encoded by the coding sequence ATGCCGCACAGCTCGCCGAATCCATCACGTTGCCCCACGGTAGGAGTCAAGGTCAAGTTCCTTCACTCCGTCTGGCGGGAGCATGCCCTGGCCTACGCCACGGAGTGCTCGGCCGGCCTGGACCTGCGCGCGTGCATCGACGAGCCCGAGCTGATCATACCGGCCGGTGGCCGCGCGGCCGTGCCTGCGGGCTTGGCCATCGAAATCGAGCAGCCCGGCCTGGCCGGCTTCGTTTTCTCGCGCAGCGGCCTGGGCGCGCGCGACGGACTCTCCGTGGCCCAGGGCGTTGGCGTCATCGACCCGGACTATCGCGGCGAAGTCACGGTCTGGCTGCTGAACACCTCGGGCGAGGAGCGCAGAATCGCGCGCGGCGAGCGCATGGCGCAGCTCCTCTTCCTTCCATACTTCGCCGCGCGCCTGAGCATCGTGGACGAGCTGACGTCGACCCGGCGTGGTTCGGGCGGCTTCGGCCATACTGGAACACTCTGA
- a CDS encoding ABC transporter substrate-binding protein produces the protein MAIVLLTAPAAWAGPVIVDDLGQRVELAAPARRVIPLYSGLGEIVSAMGLGERLVARTNVDNWPTEALARPSIGTHMRPNMELMLGLKPDLVLQLAGRDAALQSVEAVRNHDIPVAVFVIDDFASLFTAMERIGILLGAEDAARQETARIQARLAAVDKAVEGVQRPSVFFEVRYPNLLAAGKDSMVSEIIRRAGGENVVAQGKKLVRLSEEVLVGLNPEVYLVQQGPMNPAPPHPSGRSHFRTLAAVRSGRVLMVDEALYSRPGPRSVQAVEELATFLHPDRFPKPSSNKDSK, from the coding sequence TTGGCCATTGTACTGCTGACGGCACCGGCGGCTTGGGCTGGGCCGGTCATCGTGGACGACCTGGGGCAGCGGGTGGAGCTGGCAGCGCCGGCGCGGCGAGTGATCCCGCTATATAGCGGCCTGGGCGAGATTGTTTCGGCCATGGGCTTGGGCGAACGCCTCGTGGCCCGCACCAATGTGGATAACTGGCCGACCGAAGCCCTGGCCAGGCCTTCCATTGGCACGCACATGCGCCCCAACATGGAGTTGATGCTGGGACTCAAGCCCGACCTGGTGTTGCAGCTTGCTGGCCGCGATGCGGCGCTGCAATCCGTGGAGGCAGTGCGCAACCACGACATCCCCGTGGCGGTCTTTGTCATCGACGATTTCGCCTCGCTCTTCACGGCCATGGAGCGCATTGGCATACTGCTGGGCGCGGAGGATGCGGCAAGGCAGGAAACCGCCCGCATCCAGGCCAGACTGGCGGCAGTGGATAAAGCCGTGGAAGGCGTGCAGCGCCCATCGGTTTTTTTCGAGGTGCGCTATCCCAACCTGCTGGCCGCGGGCAAGGATTCCATGGTCTCGGAAATCATCCGCCGCGCAGGCGGCGAGAACGTCGTAGCGCAGGGCAAAAAGCTCGTGCGCCTGAGCGAGGAAGTCCTGGTCGGTCTGAATCCCGAAGTCTATCTGGTGCAACAAGGCCCCATGAATCCCGCGCCGCCACACCCGTCCGGCCGCAGCCATTTCCGTACTCTGGCCGCCGTGCGTTCCGGCCGCGTGCTCATGGTGGACGAGGCCCTATACTCCCGGCCCGGTCCACGCAGTGTGCAGGCCGTGGAAGAACTTGCCACCTTCCTGCACCCGGACCGTTTCCCCAAACCATCTAGCAACAAAGACAGCAAGTGA
- a CDS encoding type 1 glutamine amidotransferase domain-containing protein, with protein MAVSGKKVLIITADEFEDTELLAPMYRLKEEGLQVDVAAPSKGKVKGKHGYEVEANLGVKDISMDGLDGYDLLFLPGGKAPSKLRDIKEVQEIAKAFDAKHKPIAAICHGPQILISAGLMQGKTATAYSEVQPELKKAGATVKDQEVVVEGNYVFSRNPNDIPAFNREMMKKLGR; from the coding sequence ATGGCCGTATCCGGCAAGAAGGTGCTCATAATTACCGCCGACGAATTCGAGGATACCGAACTGCTGGCGCCCATGTACCGGCTCAAAGAGGAGGGCCTACAGGTGGACGTGGCCGCGCCCAGCAAAGGCAAGGTCAAGGGCAAGCACGGCTACGAGGTGGAGGCCAACTTGGGCGTCAAGGACATCTCCATGGACGGCCTGGACGGCTACGACCTGCTCTTTCTGCCTGGCGGCAAGGCGCCGTCCAAGCTGCGCGACATCAAGGAAGTGCAGGAGATTGCAAAAGCCTTCGACGCCAAGCACAAGCCCATCGCGGCCATTTGCCACGGCCCGCAGATCCTCATCTCGGCCGGCCTTATGCAGGGCAAGACAGCCACGGCCTACAGCGAAGTGCAGCCTGAGTTGAAAAAGGCCGGAGCCACGGTCAAGGACCAGGAGGTCGTGGTGGAAGGCAATTACGTGTTCTCGCGCAACCCGAACGACATACCGGCCTTCAATCGTGAGATGATGAAAAAGCTAGGCAGGTGA
- a CDS encoding FecCD family ABC transporter permease, which translates to MGLALALVLSIPAACAVGPLDIGFSQAAQALLDLFRSVPLTDETTRVVVVDLRLSRTLLAAAVGAGLAVSGAVFQGILQNPLADPFTVGVSTGAAFGASTAIFLGLSAGLPLMGMPFFSDMGLLPLAGLAGGLAALAIVILLGRSGGTLRRETLVLAGIVVSTFLSALIALLKALDEESVTSIVFWIMGSFQGRGWIHLILFLPYFLLGAALIALRSRELDILSLGEVQARQLGVDAARTRTLLLTAASLITAASVSVAGVIGFAGLVVPHVVRLLVGGEHRPLLAFSALAGALALIWADTLARSVLHGGAELPVGVVTALLGGPFFALLLRRRAKEWRQ; encoded by the coding sequence ATGGGCCTGGCCCTGGCGTTGGTCCTGTCCATTCCCGCGGCCTGCGCCGTGGGGCCGCTGGACATCGGCTTTTCCCAGGCGGCGCAGGCTCTGTTGGACCTGTTCCGTTCCGTGCCCCTGACGGATGAGACCACGCGCGTGGTGGTCGTGGACCTGCGCCTCAGCCGCACGCTGCTGGCCGCTGCCGTGGGCGCAGGCCTGGCCGTGTCCGGCGCGGTGTTCCAGGGCATCCTGCAAAATCCCCTGGCCGACCCGTTCACCGTGGGCGTGAGCACGGGCGCGGCTTTCGGTGCATCCACGGCCATCTTCCTCGGCCTGTCGGCCGGGCTGCCGCTCATGGGCATGCCCTTCTTCTCGGACATGGGCCTGCTGCCCCTGGCCGGACTGGCCGGCGGCCTGGCTGCGCTGGCCATCGTCATCCTCCTGGGCCGTTCGGGCGGGACGCTGCGCCGCGAAACCCTGGTGCTGGCCGGCATCGTGGTCTCCACCTTCCTCTCGGCGCTCATCGCCCTGCTCAAGGCCCTGGACGAGGAATCGGTCACGAGCATCGTGTTCTGGATCATGGGCAGCTTCCAAGGGCGCGGCTGGATCCATTTAATCCTGTTTCTGCCCTATTTCTTGCTGGGCGCGGCGCTCATCGCCCTGCGCTCCCGCGAACTGGACATTCTGTCCCTGGGCGAGGTCCAGGCTCGTCAACTCGGCGTTGACGCGGCCCGCACGCGCACGCTGCTGCTCACCGCCGCCAGCCTCATCACCGCAGCCTCGGTTTCCGTGGCCGGGGTTATCGGCTTCGCCGGGCTGGTAGTGCCGCATGTAGTGCGCCTGCTCGTGGGCGGCGAGCACCGGCCGCTGCTGGCCTTCTCGGCCCTGGCCGGGGCATTGGCCCTGATCTGGGCCGACACCCTGGCGCGCAGCGTGCTGCACGGCGGGGCCGAACTGCCCGTGGGCGTGGTCACGGCGCTCCTGGGCGGGCCGTTCTTCGCCCTGCTCCTGCGCCGCCGGGCAAAAGAGTGGCGGCAATGA